The Sceloporus undulatus isolate JIND9_A2432 ecotype Alabama chromosome 7, SceUnd_v1.1, whole genome shotgun sequence genome segment AtagtttgaaataaataattgCTTAAATGTTAAAGAGGTGAGCTGCATTCAAACTAAGTACCCATTCATCTTTGGATGGTAAGATTTTCAGTGTTAACGTTTTTctgacacacacactcaaaactcCACCTGTTCCTGTCTGCCTTTCCATCACTAAGGGAAATTAACATTCTGCTGtgatcttccctttcttcccagGTGGCCAGATTGTATCCTCGAAACCTTTCGCACCGCTAAACTTCAGAATAAACAGTCGAAACTTGAGCGGTAAGGGCTGACTCGTCTCACTTGGGCGCATGTTTCTCAGAGTGGTTGAGCCAGGGATCTAAGCAGCAGTACTCAGTTTTGTGTGTAAAACCTATGGGAGTTCTGTatacataatagtaataataataatatcgcATTCCCCAGTTTTTGCAAGGGCCACTTAACACTGAAAGGCCTAGGTAATCTAAAAGGTCCTATGcttccagcatggtgtaatggcttgagtgttggactaggacattatgagaccagggttcaagccTGGCTCGGCCATGCagactgggtaaccttggccaagtcacactctctcagcctcagaggatggtagtgTCAACCCCGACtatagaaacttgccaagaaatccccatgatgaggttgccataagtcggaaatggcaAAAGACAGCAGACAGCATTTTGGAGCTCTCTTGAGGTTCAGAAGTGAATTGCAGCATGGAGCCTtatagaggaaggaggagagattgCAATTGATAGGAGTCAGATTGTCTGAGCATGGTAGAAATGCCATAAGGGTGGGCACTTCCCATTGCTGGATCCATCCAAGCATGGGCTTCCAGGATGCTGTTTTTTTCCCAGAGCTGTTGGACTCCCAGGGCAAATATATCGGCCTTATGCTTGCTGTAGTCATCCTAGTCACATGGAGGTGAGGGGAAAGTGAGCACAATGGAGGGTGTTCTCCCAAGCCTCAGCTCTGTCCATGAGTTCCACATATTGAAGATTAGAAGGAAGGCTCTGTTCACGTTCTCTTGAACACAAGTAGAAGCTTCTGTGCCTAGGAATCGAAGAGTCATAGATTAGGAAGCAATAAATCTCTGGACATATTGGAACTTATTTTCCTCTGCTCCAGAACACACAAGAAAAAACATACTgtattcaaattaaaagaaatatatattccATTTGGAAGAGCTTCTTCAGTGGAATAAGCAGTTCTCTAGGGTGGTGGACTCCACCTTTAGAGATGaaagagtcaccttagggttgccataggtcagaaatgacttggaagtcacacaacagcaCCAACAAAcataggttggatggccatttgtttggAATGCTTAGTTGTACAGTATATTCTTGCTTGGCAGTTGCACTAGCTGCCTTTTGGAGGTCCTGTTCTAATTTATGAATTTCTGCACAAGCAATTCTGAATTTTGGTCTCTTGCTTTCAAAGACATTGGCACTATAATGAGAGTTGTAGAATTGTCACCACTGAAAGGATCTGTCTCATGGACCGGGAAACCAGTTTCTTACTACCTGCATACCATTGATCGAACAATAGTGAGTATGTTCAGGGCAATCGGGGTGGAAATGTGCCAGATTGTTATAACCTGTTGTTGGTTTTGTGGCCAACCAGTTCTCAAAAACACGGCAGAAATGCCCCCACACCTCCTAAAGGTAATCTGAtggcatttggaggcaaaaaagCTTTTCTTTATGGTGGGCCTGGATGACATAGTTTGCCCTCCCCTTTGGTAAACCTTGACTTAATGTGACGTGAAGAACATTGTCTCTATATCACATGATCCTTACTGTGAGGGTTGCTGTGAggtttttgacattgttttagtGAGGCAGTACTTGCTGCTTTGCATCTCCTTTGTGAAAACATATGCCGAGTTCTGAAATATACCTTCTATTCACAGGAATGATACCCACTTGTCTTTTCTTCCCTCTTGTTTTTAGCTTGAAAACTACTTCTCTAGTCTCAAAAATCCAAAACTCAGGGTAAGTGTTGATTCCTAATTATTGTATTTGGGCTTGGGTATATTCACCTGTGTGGAAGCAGCCCTTCAGACAACCCATTCCTAGATATCATGTGTAAGGTAGTGCCAACATGTTATATCATGATATGTTACACCTTTCACTTTATATAGCACCTAACATTATACCTTATAGTAGACAAGtaccactctctcagcttcagaagaaggcaagggcaaaccgcctctgaacagattctgccaagaaaaccctgtgagagattcaccttagggtcaccataagccagaaattacaTGAAGTCATGCCAGAGAAAAGCAGTCTAAATAGTGATATATAGACAGACAAATATATTGCTTTATatagggatggatggatgaatggatagatAGTGTAGTATATAAGACATAAAGTATATGTCATGAAATATTAGCACAAAGTCTGATACCTGGAATAAATGATATAGTTATCAAAATGGGCCTTTGTGAACTAGGCTGGATTGGCATTGGCCTATTTTGATAATTTTCGATCCCAGAACCACTGCACTATAATACATTTTTGAAGGCCTAGTTATATCTTGTGTCCCTCAGCACCAAATTGCCTATTGGATTATCTCTCCATTTTCTCCTCACTTACCCATTGTAGGAGGAACAAGAGGCAGCTAGGCGCagacagcaaaaagaaaacaagagtaACACAACGACTCCGACAAAAGTCCAAGAGAACAAGGTCTGAACTCAAAAATGCTCTGTTTCATATCACTGGCTTTCTCTCTAGAATGGTCAGGTTTAGGCTGCATGGTGGCCATGTGCCAGTCCCTGGAAAAGCATATTTAGCTGTGTTGGCTCAtagttttgggggagggggagaaactAAGAgtgtgtaagtcacactctctcagcctcagagagaagcaaaggcaaacctccctccTCAGcacaaaacttgtcaagaaagcccttccctgcctcttcCTACCTGGGGAGAAATTCTTTAGGAACTTTCTATCACTCATCTCAAATTTGtattccctctccctttccttttatCTCTTAACTTCCTCCCAcacctgccatttttaaaaaaagcaggacgatggtgctgaagaagagaaaCTCCCCGGAGCCAACGCCATCAAAAAGCCTTCTCCGTCCAAAGCGCGCAAGAAGAAGCTGagcaagaagggaaggaaaatggcTGGGAGGAAGCGCGGGCGCCCCAAGAAGATGAACGTTGGGAATGCAGAGCGCAAACCCAAGAAGAACCAGACTGCGCTGGAGCTGCTCCATTCTCAAACCGTCTCACAGACATGCTCGTCCTCTCCTCAGGGTAAGGCCTTTTGTGCCTTTTGTGTTGACAGTTTGAGTCTCTGTCTCAGATGGTTGACTTGAATATGTTGAGACAACATCAGCACCCACAAATTGGATAAATCCCCTCTCCAGGCTGGTCCTGCAGTTCCAAGCCCTTTCCCCTCTGTCTCTGCCATCTTTCCCCATTTGCCTTCTGTCAGAGACAAGCCTCAATTTTATATCCCTTCTCCCCTGTAGCCCCCTCTTCACAGTATTCCCTGAGCTGTGATCAGCTGGCTCCACTTCGGCCTTTGCACAAAagcatttgtcttctttttttctctccccatttTTTCCCTCTCCAGATGCTTACAGGTCACCTCATAGCCCATTCTACCAACTACCTCCGAAAGTGCAGCGGCATTCGTCAAACCAGCTCTTGGTGACTCCAACCCCTCCTGCACTCCAGAAGCTGCTAGGTAATGAAGCCTGTGCTCCTCTGGActtggagggagggaagatgtccaacactcaaaccactacactacagtgGTTCTCTTGGGATTCTGCCATCAGGCAAAAGTAAGGCCCCCAAACCTGAAGGCTGCTCACCTCTGATTTAGACATGATATACTGCACAGAAGGTTTGACAATTGACAACTGTCAACAGGGTTGATGTTTGTGTTTGTCTTCTCCCCTCCTGCTGTCCTTGCAGATTCTTTTAAGATCCAGTACATGCAATTCATGGCATACATGAAGACCCCTCAGTACAAGGCgaaccttcagcagttgctggaACAGGAGAAGGTATGTAGAAATCAGATGATGCGAGGTCCAGGGGGAGGTGGAAGGCAATAGCTAGCTGCAGATGGCATGCTAAAACATCCTGtagttgttgagtgccttcaagttatttctgacttaaggcaacctgacagcaaacctatcatggggctttcttgacaggGTTTGGATATAAACTGCTCCTGGCCACTGATGACCCACATAGTAACCATGCTTTATAATTTTGTCTTTTTATAAACTTGTCTATTGCTCTTCTGAAGCTGTATCACTCAGTGGATGGAGTAAAATCAATACCCTTGTAGTTCCCCCTGTTGCCTTTCTgtagtgttgctgctgctgctttaaattcctcctttttctctcctttctcaggAAAAGAACACTCAGCTGCTAGGAAAGGCCCAGCAGTTGTTTACTCACTGTCAGGCTCAGAAAGAAGAAATCAAGCGATTGTTCCAGCAGAAGTTAGATGAGGTATGTGGGAGTGGTGGGATCATGCCTGGGTGGGTCTCGCCTCAGCAGGATCAAATGCCCAAAGCGATGGCCTGCAGATGCCTCTGAGGTAGCAAAAGCTGGGATGGTAATGGGGTAATCTTAACTACATTCTGTCCTCATCTTCTAGCTGGGCGTTAAGGCTCTGACGTACAACGACCTTATTCAGGCCCAGAAAGAGATCTCTGCTCACAACCAGCAGTTGAAGGAACAGAGCAAGCAGTTGGAGAAAGACAACAGTGAGCTCAGGAACCAGAGTTTACAGCTGGTAGGTTCCTTCCAAAGGTATCCAGGTTCACACAGCTGCGCGGACTAACAGAGCTTCCCTAGATATCCTACCCAATTATTATTTAGCTATCATGTTAGGTTCCACTTGAAAAGGATTGGGAACCATGTGATGAGAGAGATGCTCCTTTGGTGAGGCTGCTGCCATTGAGAATTGACTAAATGGCCTAGGATCAGCTCTCTCCCTCTTACCTCTCTTCCGTCTCTTCATCCTATATAGATGGGCTGTAGCTCAGTGCAGGAACTTTACTGTATTTAGaatatttttaccctgccttttaGCCAAAAAGCCTCCCAGAATGGCTTACATCATTAAAGTTGCAGTTCCCTATCCTCAGGTTTATATCCTaaaacacacaaggaaaaaggaTGACAGTGGAGGAGGGAATTATGTCCATCAGAAGCTGGCTGCTGACCTCTCTGCCAGAGCAAAGGCAGTTGGGAAATGGAGAAAGGGCCTCTCACCAGCCACTGGGGCCAAAGCACtatggagctgtgcctggctgctccTCTGTCCCTCAGAGGCCATAGGAGTGGCAGTTAGAACATGGAAGGAGGGCCTCTCACCAGCCTCTGGGCTAAGCCATGATGGACATGATGGTCCACTCCTTGGCGTACCCAGTGACAAAGATCTTGATTAGTAATGCTCAGTGAGGCTGATTGTTAGAAAAGTTGTTGTCCAAGAGAGTAGGTCATAAATGAGCTGAATTCCAAGAGCTGCTCTACACTGTAGAACAGCTTCAGTGGGCTAGGCAGACCCTGATACCTTCAGTCAGGTGAAATGATAATATGTAGGATTTTTATTTGTAAAGACAGCCAAACACTACCATTGTCTAGCTCACCCATCTTTCccctttgtctgtctgtctgtctctctcttcaCTTAACAACCCATATCCATCTAGTTGAAGGCCAGGTGCGAAGAACTGAAGCTGGACTGGTCAACCCTTTCACTGGAGAATCTGCTCAAAGAAAAGCAAGCACTGAAAAACCAGATTTCTGAGAAGCAGAAGCATTGCTTGGAACTGCAGGTAGGGTATGGATGCAGTGTAAAACTCCATGTTAGGAGCAGCTCCTCTTTTTCATTCTCTGACTCTCTCTCTGTATGCCTTCTTTTGGCTACATTCTGTTTTATTTCGAGTGAATGTGTATGTCTCATTTTCACATGCCGCAGTGCCAGTAGAGGACATCTGGCCGCTCTTTTAGTTGCTGCCAGTTGGATTTTGGCCAAGGATTAATTAATTTCTCTGTGCGCATGAGATACTCGAGGAGTTTTCCTCTCGGCTATGGGTCACACAATGGCTATGGGAGCAGAAAGACCGGGCTAGCGGCAAAAAGGCTTGAAAGGACAGACAGTGAAACTCCCCTGCTCCCTAAAACCAAAAGTTTATTGTAAAACAGTGGCGTTTAAATCATCCCCTGCCCCTTTTGCCCTTACTTTTTTCAGATCAGCATCGTGGAGCTTGAGAAGAGCCAAAGGCAGCAGGAACTGCTGCAGCTGAAGTCATACATGCCCCCTGAGGAGTCTTTGCTGGCACAGCCTCGGCACAAAAGCCACCTGAGCCGTGAAGCAGAACCCGACCAGGGCCTCTTCCACCTTGAGCTGGAGTGCTCCAAGTTCCCGCCGCCCCAGATCAACGGCATGAGCCCAGAGCTCTCCATGAATGGCCATGCCACGGCCTACGAGATTCACAATGCCCTCAGCCGCCCCTCTTCCAAGCAGAGCACCCCCCAGTACCCGGCTCCTCACCTGGACCAAGATATCGTTCCTTGCACCCCCAACCACAGTTCCAGGCAGAAGCCAGACAAGGCATCTAGCTTGTCCTTGCCGGATTATACCAGGTTTTCCCCGGCCAAGATTGCCCTCCGGAGGCATTTGAACCAGGACCACGTTGGTGGCGGGAAAGCATCCTGTGGAGAGAATCATCAGAGGTAAGTGGGAGGGGAGGGCAGGAGGCCAGTCTGAGAATCTCAGTAGTACTACTTCTATAtatattggtttgtttgtttctttgtttagagaatttatactccaccttttagccaaaaggctcccagagtggcTTGAAAATTATTAATGTGGCAGTTCAGATTGGATAGGATAGTGCACATGGCTATAGCATTTTGACCCATGCCATACAGAGTCTTTTGGTACTTCTAAAGACAGACCTATTCGTTATGGCATCTTACTCTTAATTTTGTATATACAGGTTAGGCTTCCCTTACCTGGAATTGTGAAATTCTCCAAGATGCACAAGTGTCCATATAGAATGGCTGAGATAATTGTTATGattattgttatatgtatttataccccaccttcctgcaaaactgggactcaggcaTAATCAGTAAGGTTTAAGGGAAATGGAATGCAAAAGGTGCAGGGTAACAATGATCCAAAAGGTATTTAAAATGGTTACTGTGACCCTCCAGAAGCAACATAAAACAACTGCAGGGAAATATCAGGAGCAAGGGGGAAATTCACACACTCTCTGTTTATCTTTCTGCCCCTCAGAAGATGGTCTACAATTACTAGCTTTCTTACTTGGGAGCAAATGCCACTTGAAAAGCAGAGAAACCCTcaaacctttttttaatttaataatgcCTTTTTAATTTTCAGAGTTGAGCACCTAAAGGAGAATGGCCTTACCTTTCCAAGCCCTACGCTATCAAATGGCATAAAAATGAGTCCTCTGGAACCCCGGCCATCTTCTCCAGCAGCCTTGCCAGTCACAAATGAGAAGGTGAAGAAACTGCTGTGTGTCATTGCAAGCCTTTGTATCCGAGTAGCAATTTTATCATGTACTAACTTGAGGGGAAATAGATGCTTTGCACCATAGGTATAAGCATAATTCAGACATAGggtggaattctgttggttagtgccaactagagtagacccattaagtcagttgttgaatggtgattcAACACATAGGCAGATCCAATtaattcattgggtctactccaTAATAGACTTAATAAAAGACAGCATTAACCAACAAAAGCCTGGTAAGCACAGCCCTTTTACCTCTATGGGTTACGGCAGTACACAGTTACAGAAATCCTTCACTGTGTGCTGCAGTAGCAGCAGATATTGCTGCTAAATGTAGATACTTGGCTAGGTAAAAATCCTTCTCCCTGGGGAGTGGCTGTGAAGTGTGACTGTTGGAACAGCAAGACTTGGGTGTGCGTGTATGTGTTTGTGGATTCATATGTTAGTTGACTGTCTGCATCTGTAAAAAGTATACAGTACAAACCCTGTATTCACGGGCCTGGTATTCACCGTTTCACTTACCCGTGTCTGAAAAAATATCGTCCTCTAGGCATCTGGAAATACAGGGTTTGCTATTATCCATGGTTTTCACTATCCAGAATAAATCTTTGAATGTATCCCCAGCAGACACGGAGGTTGCACTGTATTTGCTGGTGTGGAAGTGGGGCAGCATTACCTACACTTTTCCAAACACCACCTCTGCTCTTCCCATGTTTTGCTAAAAGCACAGGCTGGAGGTGAAAGGTTCAAATTTTGTCCTTGTCTGCTTTTTGTATGTTTGCAGGCTTTGCGTGAGAGGTCATCTGTGAATAACGGGGAGACGATCACCAGCCTTCCCATCAGTATTCCCCTCAGCACAGTGCAGCCCAATAAACTCCCTGTTAGTATCCCCTTGGCCAGCGTAGTCCTACCTAGCCGTGTTGAGAAGGTGGTGAGTAAGGATCCGTTTTTTGTTTCTCTCTCATGCAAAGCCAGACCATGTTATTCCTAAGTGTGCTTTTGGGGTCCCAAGAACATCATTTTCCTTGGCTGAAATGAAAccacctttctccttcttttcttccccccagAGAAGCACACCCAGTCCTGTCCACCAGAATCGTGATTCCctttcaacacttgaaaaacaatATGGTGCTAGTTCTCATAATGGCATTAGCAGTGCTGCTGGCAACAAGCCACTGACTTTGGCTACCTCAGGTGAGTCCTTTGCCTTCTGCCTCTGTTCTTTCCTACACAGATGGGTTGGAGGTTCTTGAGTGTTGAGAAGTTTTAAACTTCTAAACacttttgattttgccattttatataaggaatactaTTTTACCACACCATTGTCTATAATGGTTCTTGAgcatttttggtatccatgttggagggtgtgtgtgtcttggaaccaaaccccagtgaaacTGCAACCCTTACCAACGATTTCGTCCTTTGCACAGGTTTTTCTTATATGTCCGGCTCTGCGTCACTCAACGGGACTCTTCCCAACAGCCCTGCCCAGTCGAACCACAGCATCGACCACGCAGCTCTTGAAGATGTGTCCAGTTCAGGAAGTTTGTTCAACTCGTCGGGATCTCGCAGCTCCACGCCTCAGCACCCTTCCTTGCTTATGATGCCGTCACGGACCTCAGGGCAAAACTCGCCTGCCCACCAGCACTCGGCGAGTCCGAGGTTGAATGGGCTCTCCCAGAACCTGGGAGGGGTGCTGCAGTATGTGGAGGCCCAGAAGATGTTCTCTGAAGGCTCCCGAGGGGATGTACAGTCCGATCCAGCCTTCTCCGATCCTGAGAGTGAGGGCAAGAGGAGGATCATCTTCACCATCTCCCCTGCAACGGGAACCATCAAGCAATCCCCCTCGAACAAGCACAGCCCCCTCACTGCGAGCGTCCGGATGGAATGCGGCCAGGTGTACATGCAGGATGGAAAAAAGCGCGGGCGGAGGAAGCGGTCTTCCACGGGAACCCCGAGTGTCAATTCCGGGGTGTCACCAAAACGCAAATCGCTGCCTACAGTGGCTGGGCTCTTTGCTCAGCCATCGGGGTCTCCACTGAATATCAACTCCATGGTGAGAATCTGGAAGGTGTTGCCTTTGAAAGGTTAAGATGGGGCTGTTTAGAACAGGAGATCAGGAGTCTTCCTAGGCAACCAGGTTTGGAAGATTAATTTGGAGTTAAACCATAGCTAAGCATTCCCAGCAGGGagctgtctagcctctttttgaagatgcccAAAGAAGGAGACGTCACCAGATAGTACCTTCCCTAAAAGAAAGCCCTGGATCGCAGATTTTAAAAGTGAGGCAAGCTCATAGATGCTTCATGAGGCTTCTTGGTGGGCGTTTGAaatgtcccttggggtctcttccaactccaggattctgtggtttcgagagcaactgtccccaaaaTGTGTTCTTTCCTTCCAAATGCTGGAAGAGATGTTGGCCAGAATTGTCTTTGGTTCCaagtgctctctttctctctgtcattctctctctttcatatacAAGCAGGTACTGAAAAGTTCTTGGCCAGACCAACATCCCAaaatttgagcataattttaTCACTGTAGCTTGCGAGAGGTGTTCTTGTGTATTGTAAATCCCCAATTTGTGTGCATAGACCATCCACTCTCCTCACCAGGTCTTGCTCCAGCTGActgtttcctgtttccaaaccttaaaaagagtttaAAAGGAAGCAGCTGAGCAGTATTTCACTGACCAGATGTCAGCATTATTTtttgaaaggggaaagaaacatgAGAAGCAATGTGCCAAATGTGTCAAGCTTTGGGATGAATATGTGGAATTGCACATTTTGTAGCTGTAGGTTATTCCCTTTTTGGTTGGGCTGAGAACATTTCAGCAAGCTCTCATAGAATTGGCTAGGAAACCTGTGGACCTTGCCCAGCTGAGGTTGACTACAACTCCCCTTTGTCCCAAGGTAGCATGAGCACAGTGGTTTGTgtttatggaagttgtagtctaccCAAACAACTGTCTTGACTGCagacacagggttttctttctccatttaccTCTGTTCCAATTCTTCTACCTCTCTGATCCTTAACATATTTTTTCCAACTCTGTCTCTTTTTTCCTGTCCTTTCCCTTCTTCAGGTCAGTAACATTAACCAGCCTTTAGAAATAACAGCCATTTCTTCCCCCGAAAACTCCCTGAAGAATTCTCCTGTTCCATACCAGGACAACGACCAGCCGCCAGTGCTGAAAAAGGAGAAGCCGCTGCCCCAGACCAATGGCATCCATTACTCACCCCTGACATCCGACGAAGAGCAGGGATCGGAGGACGACCGGAACAGTACCAGGTGAGCTGAGCCACTCTTCTTTTGTTCTTAAATACTGTTTTCTTTCTGTAGTTCCCTTGAGGGCTCATGCAATGAGTAGGGTAACATATTTTGTAAATTAAACTCTctttctgttccttccttcctaggATTGAGAGGAAAATTGCAACGATATCTCTGGAAAGCAAATCTCCACAAAAGCCGATGGAAAACAGTAAGTCTGGATGTCTTTGATACATGTGCGTTCGGGTGCTTACTATATTCTCTTTTTCTATTGATTATCATTGTTGCTGTACTTGGCTTGGTTGATCGTGGACTCTCATCCTGTTGGGCTGCTCCTCTGTGAAGTTCAGAtagatttattaa includes the following:
- the DOT1L gene encoding histone-lysine N-methyltransferase, H3 lysine-79 specific isoform X5, which produces MGERLELRLKSPVGAEAAVYPWPLPVYDKHHDAAHEIIETIRWVCEEIPDLKLAMENYVLIDYDTKSFESMQRLCDKYNRAIDSIHQLWKGTTQPMKLNTRPSNGLLRHILQQVYNHSVTDPEKLNNYEPFSPEVYGETSFDLVAQMIDEIKMTEDDLFVDLGSGVGQVVLQVAAATNCKHHYGVEKADIPAKYAETMDKEFRRWMKWYGKKHADYTLERGDFLSEEWRERIANTSVIFVNNFAFGPEVDHQLKERFANMKEGGQIVSSKPFAPLNFRINSRNLSDIGTIMRVVELSPLKGSVSWTGKPVSYYLHTIDRTILENYFSSLKNPKLREEQEAARRRQQKENKSNTTTPTKVQENKQDDGAEEEKLPGANAIKKPSPSKARKKKLSKKGRKMAGRKRGRPKKMNVGNAERKPKKNQTALELLHSQTVSQTCSSSPQDAYRSPHSPFYQLPPKVQRHSSNQLLVTPTPPALQKLLDSFKIQYMQFMAYMKTPQYKANLQQLLEQEKEKNTQLLGKAQQLFTHCQAQKEEIKRLFQQKLDELGVKALTYNDLIQAQKEISAHNQQLKEQSKQLEKDNSELRNQSLQLLKARCEELKLDWSTLSLENLLKEKQALKNQISEKQKHCLELQISIVELEKSQRQQELLQLKSYMPPEESLLAQPRHKSHLSREAEPDQGLFHLELECSKFPPPQINGMSPELSMNGHATAYEIHNALSRPSSKQSTPQYPAPHLDQDIVPCTPNHSSRQKPDKASSLSLPDYTRFSPAKIALRRHLNQDHVGGGKASCGENHQRVEHLKENGLTFPSPTLSNGIKMSPLEPRPSSPAALPVTNEKALRERSSVNNGETITSLPISIPLSTVQPNKLPVSIPLASVVLPSRVEKVRSTPSPVHQNRDSLSTLEKQYGASSHNGISSAAGNKPLTLATSGFSYMSGSASLNGTLPNSPAQSNHSIDHAALEDVSSSGSLFNSSGSRSSTPQHPSLLMMPSRTSGQNSPAHQHSASPRLNGLSQNLGGVLQYVEAQKMFSEGSRGDVQSDPAFSDPESEGKRRIIFTISPATGTIKQSPSNKHSPLTASVRMECGQVYMQDGKKRGRRKRSSTGTPSVNSGVSPKRKSLPTVAGLFAQPSGSPLNINSMVSNINQPLEITAISSPENSLKNSPVPYQDNDQPPVLKKEKPLPQTNGIHYSPLTSDEEQGSEDDRNSTRIERKIATISLESKSPQKPMENSLSLTGRKQASENVNMSKWKSTFSPISDINLTKTMDSPLQASASSLGQNSLFAGLRPSSEDSPAGDAKAAAAHPRKHMSAPGPDGVGQSTTPLNGFTYNGGLSMDGLHSFIDGASLPHKNADMVTAAALGGSSLSFLVQRNKESGGSETNPFLSKRQLESLGAGKGEDLNWPGPKGKEGNELSLRLGTTTEKASLLHNGKMGSKGREWDVEFKNGHNLFIAAAAVPPSSGLLNGKGLSTPSSSGSPVTASSAQAHHSFLNSLASGSQFPLGPMVTNSSVLQSLFNSMPATGLVHVSSAATRLTNSHAMGSFSPGVTGGTVGGN